The Candida albicans SC5314 chromosome 5, complete sequence genome includes a region encoding these proteins:
- the MSM1 gene encoding methionine--tRNA ligase (Mitochondrial methionyl-tRNA synthetase (MetRS); functionally complements methionine auxotrophy of an E. coli MetRS mutant; transcript regulated by Nrg1; flow model biofilm induced): MRFKIRGPLIQLRYKSTKPFYITTPIFYVNAAPHIGHLYSMLIADTRNKWEKLNPSKESFMLTGTDEHGLKIQSTAEKLGLEPKVLVDKVSQNFSKLAEQFDVNYDRFIRTTDNDHIELVRYFWNLMMEKGFIYTDTHSGWYSISDETFFPETQIEEVVKNGKAVKISSETKNEVVYQKETNYFFKLSMFQEQLIQFLKQNPEFIKPKHRYQFILKELEDTKLPDLSISRPSSRLKWSIEVPNDSTQKIYVWFDALLNYLTATKFPHGFEVQDSKFVTPENSIWPATHVIGKDIIRFHCIYWPIFLMAAGIELPKQVIVHSHWLCDGFKMSKSLGNVVDPMEISEYYGVDPVRFFLVENSNIDDDCKFSEELLQRSRDAVLGKYCNLISRIGGKNFSIEEAVKSSASGEFNNIREIIETYTINKDSVEGLLSSSSKLTTDLNDLYNQMDHYFTNFDYIRAIQCWWSVINQANQIFQSAEPWTYVKLINSPETPAELKEKYRILNNYFVYLCAETTRISSILIQPVMPQLSKKILDRLNVSGRTSEFTTFGADLQYGSGANSKSHKVPLEKIAPRDIK, from the coding sequence ATGAGATTCAAAATCAGGGGACCTTTAATTCAGCTTAGATATAAATCTACAAAGCCGTTCTATATAACTACACCTATATTTTATGTCAATGCAGCACCACATATAGGCCACTTGTATTCCATGTTGATAGCAGATACAAGAAACAAATGGGAGAAATTAAATCCACTGAAAGAGTCATTTATGTTGACTGGTACAGATGAACATGGTTTGAAAATCCAACTGACGGCGGAAAAGCTTGGGTTGGAACCTAAGGTATTGGTTGATAAAGTATCCCAAAACTTTTCCAAATTGGCAGAACAATTTGATGTTAATTATGACAGATTCATAAGAACCACAGATAATGATCATATTGAGCTAGTTCGTTACTTTTGGAACTTGATGATGGAAAAAGGGTTTATTTACACTGATACTCACAGTGGATGGTATTCCATCAGCGATGAAACATTTTTCCCAGAAACACAAATAGAAGAAGTGGTGAAGAATGGAAAAGCAGTGAAAATATCCAGTGAAACTAAAAATGAGGTTGTATACCAGAAGGAAActaattattttttcaagttgTCGATGTTCCAagaacaattgattcaatttttaaaacagAATCCTGAATTCATTAAACCAAAACATAgatatcaatttattttgaaagaacTAGAGGACACTAAGTTACCTGATTTGTCAATCTCAAGACCATCTTCCCGATTGAAATGGAGTATTGAGGTACCTAACGACAGCACTCAAAAGATTTACGTTTGGTTCGATGCGTTGTTAAACTATTTGACGGCCACAAAATTTCCCCACGGTTTTGAGGTTCAAGATTCAAAATTTGTCACTCCTGAAAATAGTATATGGCCAGCCACTCATGTGATAGGAAAAGACATTATCCGTTTCCATTGCATCTATTGgccaatatttttaatggCAGCTGGTATTGAATTGCCAAAACAAGTGATAGTGCACTCTCATTGGTTGTGTGATGGGTTCAAAATGAGCAAAAGCTTGGGAAATGTGGTTGATCCAATGGAAATTAGTGAGTATTATGGTGTCGACCCAGTGCGGTTTTTCCTTGTTGAAAACTCAAACATCGATGACGATTGTAAATTTAGTGAAGAGTTATTACAAAGATCTAGAGATGCTGTTTTGGGAAAATATTGTAACTTAATTTCACGAATTGGCGGGAAAAACTTTAGCATTGAAGAAGCCGTGAAAAGTTCAGCAAGTGGTGAATTTAATAACATACgtgaaataattgaaacCTACACAATTAATAAGGATTCTGTTGAGGGCcttttatcttcttcaagCAAATTGACAACagatttaaatgatttatatAATCAGATGGATCATTATTTCACAAATTTTGACTACATTAGAGCTATTCAATGCTGGTGGTCTGTTATTAATCAAGCCAACCAAATCTTCCAGAGTGCAGAGCCATGGACATACGTTAAGTTAATCAACTCTCCTGAGACCCCCGCTGAATTAAAGGAAAAGTACAGAATCCTTAATAACTATTTTGTTTACTTATGTGCTGAGACCACGagaatatcatcaattctCATACAGCCAGTTATGCCTCAGTTGTCAAAGAAAATTCTTGATAGATTAAATGTTTCTGGACGTACATCAGAGTTTACTACATTTGGTGCAGATTTACAATATGGCTCTGGTGCCAATTCCAAGTCACATAAAGTCCCTCTAGAAAAAATTGCTCCAAGAGAtattaaatga
- the TIP1 gene encoding transporter (Protein with a predicted role in biogenesis of ER-derived COPII transport vesicles; mutation confers hypersensitivity to toxic ergosterol analog), giving the protein MAYYQQQMGNPQNMQFYQSNYSYQQPTNAQGTSGMMGSMDSNFGSNIDVSGVMGNGELTPGLLAAFGTSGYPGEPPLLEELGINFQHIRSKTLVVLNPLTKDIPSDIMADSDLAGPILFVLLFGTLLLLAGKVQFGYIYGVGLFGIIGLHYLFKFMSNETTIDLIRSASVLGYCLLPLVLISVLGVVTSLDNLVGYILSAIAVMWCTYSASGFFVSVLKLHNVRPLIAYPLCMFYTVFALMAIFVENVEEK; this is encoded by the coding sequence ATGGcttattatcaacaacaaatggGTAATCCCCAAAACATGCAGTTTtaccaatcaaattattccTATCAACAACCAACTAACGCGCAAGGAACCTCTGGTATGATGGGTTCAATGGATTCCAATTTTGGTTCTAATATAGATGTGAGTGGAGTAATGGGTAATGGGGAATTGACTCCGGGCTTATTAGCAGCATTCGGTACATCAGGTTACCCTGGAGAACCACCATTACTAGAAGAATTGGGCATCAATTTTCAGCACATCAGAAGTAAAACATTAGTTGTGTTAAATCCATTGACTAAAGATATTCCAAGTGATATAATGGCAGATCTGGATCTTGCTGGACCTATATTGTTTGTATTGTTATTTGGTACATTGTTGCTATTAGCAGGGAAAGTTCAGTTTGGTTACATTTATGGGGTTGGATTGTTTGGAATAATAGGTTTAcattatttattcaaatttatgAGCAATGAAACAACTATTGATTTGATCCGATCGGCGTCTGTACTTGGGTATTGCTTGTTGCCATTAGTCTTGATTAGTGTATTGGGAGTTGTCACCAGTTTGGATAACTTGGTTGGATACATTTTGAGTGCTATAGCTGTGATGTGGTGTACATATTCTGCCAGTGGATTTTTCGTGAGCGTTTTGAAATTGCACAATGTCAGGCCATTAATTGCATATCCTTTGTGCATGTTCTACACTGTTTTTGCTTTAATGGCCATATTTGTAGAAAATGTAGAGGAAAAGTAA
- the SRP101 gene encoding Signal recognition particle receptor subunit alpha (Signal recognition particle (SRP) receptor alpha subunit; involved in SRP-dependent protein targeting; rat catheter biofilm repressed) gives MSQSLIIFKPSGKVEYQLNNKIHPFNEFISSIVNETYTTISLNFTTKTLNNRRFYCYNKDNIYVALYFDSITTIDNDQIKQTLAGILKTFNKLEPESDGEKLKKLVDLQFNNLMKLKQQEKVQEPTIASPARSGSSTPKKIEPKQPTNSKKMRKWDNGEIVEANDGKALDYSGNQDAVGSESLPELKIDKSAFTKERDLVLVNELNDILNESDDEGEQVDETNGSVGSGFFSKISSYLGGTINVDEVSKKFREQLITKNITPGIATTIIDKIKTKLSANKKVTMAVYKQALTDELTKILTPNVSTDLLHDIKRNAELNTRPYVISVVGVNGVGKSTNLAKLAFWFLQNNLNVLICACDTFRSGAVEQLKVHVNNLNRLNEASTNTKSRIDIFEKGYGSGDHVVQTAKQAVQYAEENKFDIVLIDTAGRTHSNAKLMAPLKKFGDAANPNKIIMVGEALVGTDSVEQATNFNKAFGNKRTLDFFIISKVDTVGDLVGTMINMVMATNVPILFVGTGQTYTDIKRLSVKQVVEMLMK, from the coding sequence ATGTCTCAGtcattgataattttcaaGCCATCTGGTAAGGTGGAATATCAACTTAATAACAAGATTCATCCATTCAATGAGttcatttcttcaatagtCAACGAGACTTACACCACCATATCATTAAATTTCACCACAAAGACATTAAACAACAGACGGTTTTACTGTTACAATAAAGACAACATTTATGTTGCTCTATATTTTGACAGCATAACTACTATAGATAATGATCAAATTAAGCAAACTTTAGCAGGGATTTTAAAGACTTTCAACAAGTTGGAACCAGAGTCTGATGGtgaaaagttgaaaaaattagtGGACTTgcaattcaataatttgatgaagttgaaacaacaagaaaaagttcAGGAACCCACTATTGCTAGTCCTGCAAGGAGTGGGTCCAGTACTCCTAAAAAAATTGAGCCTAAACAACCAACAAACTCAAAGAAGATGAGAAAATGGGATAATGGGGAAATAGTAGAGGCAAATGACGGGAAGGCGTTGGATTACTCTGGAAATCAGGATGCTGTGGGTAGTGAATCGTTACCGGAATTAAAGATTGACAAGTCAGCATTTACCAAGGAGCGAGATTTGGTGCTTGTGAATGAGTTGAACGATATTCTCAATGAGTCAGATGATGAAGGTGAACAGGTAGATGAAACTAATGGATCTGTGGGCAGTGGctttttttctaaaattaGCTCATATTTGGGTGGAACTATCAATGTCGATGAGGTTTCTAAGAAATTCCGTGAACAATTGATAACGAAAAACATCACTCCGGGGATAGCCACAACAATTATtgacaaaatcaaaaccaaattatctgcaaataaaaaagttaCAATGGCAGTCTACAAGCAAGCACTCACAGACGAATTAACCAAGATATTGACGCCAAATGTTTCTACAGACTTGTTGCATGATATAAAGAGAAATGCCGAGCTTAACACTAGGCCGTACGTTATATCCGTTGTCGGAGTTAACGGTGTTGGTAAGTCAACAAATTTGGCCAAACTTGCCTTTTGGTTTTTacaaaacaatttgaacGTATTAATTTGTGCTTGTGATACTTTCAGATCAGGTGCTGTGGAGCAATTGAAAGTCCATgtaaacaatttgaatcGTTTAAATGAGGcttcaacaaatacaaaGTCGAGAATTGACATTTTTGAGAAAGGATACGGAAGTGGGGATCATGTGGTTCAAACTGCAAAACAGGCTGTACAATACGCAGAGGAGAACAAGTTTGATATAGTTTTGATAGATACGGCTGGTAGAACCCATTCAAATGCCAAGTTGATGGCCccattgaagaaatttggGGATGCAGCAAATCCTAACAAGATTATTATGGTTGGTGAAGCTTTGGTAGGTACAGATTCTGTTGAACAAGCCACAAACTTTAATAAAGCCTTTGGTAATAAACGAACTTTggattttttcattatttccAAAGTTGACACCGTAGGTGATTTAGTCGGTACAATGATAAATATGGTCATGGCAACAAATGTTCCTATTTTGTTTGTCGGTACTGGTCAGACGTATACTGACATTAAAAGGTTGAGTGTGAAGCAAGTAGTAGAGATGTTGATGAAGTGA
- the PSD2 gene encoding phosphatidylserine decarboxylase 2 (Ortholog(s) have phosphatidylserine decarboxylase activity, role in phosphatidylcholine biosynthetic process and cell division site, cytosol, endosome localization), producing MRSSGYLNSNNGSSSSLESTNVNKSTDKNQLYLKVVCNCATDLVPQDTTGTGSESKKAYSSSKSINPVLVVQLNNTIKSTSKKLNTNQPSWNDELYMPLKNQDDSSLLIFSVWDKHTRYKNYLGELRLNVKDIFVDNGNFVDKTELKWYHLNSNTKYHSFVTGSILAGFELVIKNKKKRFHSSYNDKFQQLSIDSDVESAFKKWLSSLTKPTIYSVNNKINPNDQGFYDDELVNEFELESVLTERSKKSHLNVPGGNGLLSVPGDDCHDAGSFSDASFLSDGGYASDASANLFDQKETSSDSKKSRIKSKMRLRRSKQEYENFELASRQVLGVVFIEIVSCEDLPPYKNFTRTSFDMDPFVVVSFGKKTFRTGWKRHTLNPVFNERLAFELLPHESNFSIQFLVLDKDHFSFHDNVAHISLPLRTLTEYATAKPTEGDSSDVNTSDSTSFSQTGNGFTTEDTEFPENDSVQIIENETPSNKQSRKRYLSRKKVVGTQLDLKKFKAMSLSLQLHDQKYIGKYAPKLKIRVRFETYTELRKKFWRVLLEESNSTPENRDSCDYIELISLLDTLGCVNSDELVELFYSNLGKSSWGGDLLTFDEIIDQMETYVNQNVESGKVKIFEFEKCPICNEKRVSKKQDLDIITHFAICASKDWSVVGKLLSSSYVTPTQATKKWFTKALIKLTYGKYKLGGNSANILVQDRMTGIIVEEKMSVYVRLGIRLLYKGLDKARSKRVRILLKNMSIKQGKKFDAPQSKSDIASFIKFHKLDLDECEIDDPSQFATFNDFFYRKLKPGAREIEDEKNSKIVTSPADCRSVVFESIDKATQLWIKGAGFTIPKLIHNDHSMRVSSYTLGIFRLAPQDYHRFHSPVDGVIESIKHIDGEYYTVNPMAIRSELDVFGENVRTIVTIKTKDFGNIYFIAVGAMMVGSIVLTKDTGYEISKGEELGYFKFGGSTVLLLIESDKFKFDTDLVKNSSSGLETLLRVGQSIGHSPDVEEYKRDHISFDKLDKSKQLRLIRVLTGGDLKDKHKLSNWEATKIDMEDFQEIEDEEVFDKDMPDEDASIKSED from the coding sequence ATGAGATCTTCTGGCTATTTAAATTCCAACAATGGATCATCGTCATCTTTGGAATCGACTAATGTAAACAAATCAACCGATAAAAATCAGTTGTATCTCAAAGTTGTTTGCAATTGTGCTACAGATTTAGTACCACAAGATACTACAGGAACTGGCAGTGAGTCCAAAAAAGCTTATTCTTCCAgcaaatcaataaatccAGTTTTGGTTGTCCAATTAAACAATACCATCAAATCAACCtccaagaaattaaataCCAATCAACCCAGTTGGAATGACGAGCTTTATATGCCATTAAAGAACCAAGACGATTCATCTTTACTAATATTCTCTGTGTGGGATAAGCATACAAGATACAAAAACTATTTAGGTGAATTGAGATTAAACGTAAAGGATATTTTCGTCGATAATGGTAATTTTGTCGACAAGACAGAATTGAAATGGTACCACTTGAATTCCAACACCAAATATCATTCATTTGTCACGGGTTCAATTTTAGCTGGTTTTGAATTGGTAATCAAGAATAAGAAGAAGCGATTCCACAGCTCCTATAACGATAAATTCCAGCAATTATCTATAGATTCAGATGTTGAGTCTGCATTTAAAAAATGGTTATCCAGTTTGACTAAACCAACAATTTATTCTGTgaataacaaaataaatccCAATGATCAAGGTTtttatgatgatgaattggtCAATGAATTCGAGCTAGAATCTGTTTTGACAGAGAGATCCAAGAAAAGCCATTTGAATGTTCCAGGAGGAAATGGTCTATTGTCGGTTCCTGGTGATGATTGCCATGATGCCGGTTCCTTTTCAGATGCATCGTTTCTTTCAGATGGTGGATATGCAAGTGATGCGTCTGCTAACTTGTTTGACCAAAAAGAGACATCGTCAGATCtgaagaaatcaagaatAAAGTCTAAAATGAGACTTCGTAGATCAAAACAAGAATATGAAAATTTCGAGTTGGCAAGTCGCCAGGTACTTGGTGTtgtatttattgaaattgtctCGTGTGAAGATTTACCACCttacaaaaattttacTCGTACATCTTTTGATATGGATCCCTTTGTGGTTGTTAGTTTTGGTAAGAAAACTTTTAGAACTGGCTGGAAAAGACATACTTTGAATCCGGTTTTTAACGAAAGATTAGCTTTTGAATTGCTTCCTCATGAAAGTAATTTCAGTATTCAGTTTTTAGTACTTGATAAAGATCATTTCTCGTTTCATGATAATGTGGCTCATATTTCTTTGCCGTTGAGAACATTAACTGAGTATGCAACAGCAAAACCAACTGAAGGTGACAGTTCTGATGTCAATACCAGCGATAGTACTAGTTTTAGTCAAACAGGAAATGGTTTTACAACTGAGGATACAGAATTCCCAGAAAATGATTCGGtacaaattattgaaaacgAGACTCCAAGCAACAAACAAAGTCGTAAAAGATACTTATCTCGGAAAAAGGTTGTTGGAACACAATTagatttgaagaaatttaaAGCCATGTCTTTAAGTTTACAGTTGCATgatcaaaaatatattggTAAATATGCACCCAAGTTAAAAATTAGAGTTAGGTTTGAAACTTATACAGAATTGCGTAAGAAATTTTGGAGAGttttattagaagaaaGTAATTCGACCCCAGAAAATCGCGACAGTTGCGATTACATtgaattaatttctttattagaTACATTGGGATGTGTTAATAGTGATGAATTGGTGGAATTATTTTATTCCAATTTGGGGAAACTGTCTTGGGGAGGTGATTTATTAACTTTTGATGAAATCATTGATCAAATGGAAACCTACGTCAATCAAAATGTTGAGAGTGGTAAAgttaaaatatttgaatttgaaaagtgTCCAATTTGTAATGAAAAAAGAGTTTCTAAGAAGCAAGATCTAGACATAATTACTCATTTTGCTATATGTGCTAGTAAGGATTGGAGTGTGGTTGGTAAATTACTTCTGTCGTCGTATGTTACACCTACTCAGGCTACGAAAAAATGGTTTACCAAGGCATTGATTAAGTTGACGTATGGGAAATACAAACTAGGTGGGAATTCAGCCAATATTTTGGTTCAGGATAGAATGACAGGAATTAtagtagaagaaaaaatgaGTGTTTATGTGAGATTGGGTATAAGATTATTGTATAAGGGTTTAGATAAAGCTAGATCTAAAAGAGTGAgaattttattgaaaaatatgtCAATCAAACAGggtaaaaaatttgatgcACCACAACTGAAATCAGATATAGCTTCATTTATTAAGTTTCATAAACTTGACCTTGACGAATGTGAAATAGATGACCCATCGCAATTTGCTACGTTTAATGACTTTTTCTATCGAAAACTAAAACCGGGTGCTAGAGAAATAGaggatgaaaaaaattccaaaattgtTACTAGTCCGGCAGATTGTCGGTCGGTGgtttttgaatcaattgataaggCAACACAGTTGTGGATAAAAGGTGCAGGGTTTACTATACCCAAATTGATTCATAATGATCATCTGATGCGTGTATCTTCCTATACATTGGGTATTTTCCGATTAGCCCCACAAGATTATCATCGGTTCCATTCACCAGTCGATGGAGTTATTGAAAGTATTAAACATATTGATGGTGAGTATTATACCGTTAACCCAATGGCGATTCGATCGGAATTGGATGTATTTGGGGAGAATGTCAGGACCATTGTtacaatcaaaacaaaagattTTGGAAATATATACTTTATTGCTGTTGGTGCTATGATGGTTGGATCGATTGTTCTTACAAAAGATACAGGATACGAGATTTCGAAAGGCGAAGAATTGGGTTACTTCAAATTTGGAGGGTCTActgttttattattaattgaaagtGATAAGTTCAAATTTGATACCGATCTTGTTAAGAATTCGTCCTCTGGTTTAGAGACTCTTCTTCGAGTGGGGCAAAGTATTGGTCATAGCCCAGACGTTGAAGAATACAAGCGTGACCATATCTCATTTGACAAATTGGATAAATCCAAACAACTTCGATTGATTAGAGTATTGACTGGTGGTGATTTGAAAGACAAACATAAGTTAAGTAATTGGGAAGCTACCAAAATAGATATGGAAgattttcaagaaattgaagatgaGGAAGTATTTGATAAAGATATGCCCGATGAAGATGCATCGATCAAAAGTGAAGATTAA
- a CDS encoding uncharacterized protein (Ortholog of C. parapsilosis CDC317 : CPAR2_101170, Candida tenuis NRRL Y-1498 : CANTEDRAFT_113855, Debaryomyces hansenii CBS767 : DEHA2G20240g and Pichia stipitis Pignal : psti_CGOB_00174), producing the protein MSYLSSAFKGLVAGSIITPIVTKVFIVPLYFDSQIHKEIHYIQQEMEYVGWHIRHLEEEKGFQEEELYRPATYYGPVP; encoded by the coding sequence ATGTCATACCTCTCTTCTGCATTTAAAGGATTGGTTGCAGGATCAATTATTACTCCAATTGTGACTAAGGTTTTCATTGTCCCACTATATTTTGATTCCCAAATACACAAGGAAATACACTATATCCAACAAGAGATGGAATATGTAGGGTGGCATATTAGACATctagaagaagaaaagggGTTTCAGGAAGAAGAGCTATATCGACCAGCAACATATTATGGTCCAGTTCCATGA
- the MES1 gene encoding methionine--tRNA ligase (Cytoplasmic methionyl-tRNA synthetase; zinc-binding motif; ribosomal subunits, translation factors, tRNA synthetases are downregulated upon phagocytosis by murine macrophage; protein present in exponential and stationary phase yeast), with translation MSLEVYGAKGNTLLALTNNLKLSIALAAFEPKVELTLNEVESNLSLKDKKSGFELIEPNAIVKYLAKDFTTTEAIKFEEQVLYSAIKSNKKDELAKITDLPKFAKEELTPSQIIVFASLYPAFKDIKENEWFSKFLQLPEVATGIKNALAITPVEREKETNTGKQNVETGHLVKKQADKILPKSDERNILITSALPYVNNVPHLGNIIGSVLSADIYSRYAKNRNYNTLFICGTDEYGTATETKALEENVTPQQLCDKYHAIHKEVYDWFDIGFDYFGRTTTSLQTEIAQDIFLKLHNKGYLEEKTTEQLYCEHHKSFLADRFVEGTCPKCDYEDARGDQCDKCGNLLDPLELINPRCKVDGNTPVVKESTHIYLKLNDLEEPLKEWVLDSSAKGAWSRNSKNITDSWIKRGLEPRCITRDLIWGTPVPLKGYDNKVLYVWFDATIGYVSITANYFKDSNTDDYLKWWKNPENVDLYQFMGKDNVPFHTVVFPASQIGTGDKWTKLHHLSTTEYLQYENGKFSKSRGVGVFGNNAKETGVSPSVWRYYLASNRPETQDAHFSWDEFVAKNNSELLANLGNFVNRIVKFVIAKYNGVIPKFDTKNIPDYDKFENDINSLLASYIDNMENVNLRKGLELAMAISSRGNQFLQDNKLDNSLYANQPAKSDAVVAVAINLVYLVSAIIYPFMPETTVKIDQILNAPALSITNKFELVLLPGHCIGKAQYLFTRIDDKKIDEWRKLYGGQQKK, from the coding sequence atgtCCTTGGAGGTATATGGAGCTAAAGGCAACACATTATTAGCGTTAACTAATAACTTAAAGTTATCTATTGCATTAGCAGCTTTTGAACCAAAAGTGGAATTAACTTTGAATGAAgttgaatcaaatttgtCTTTGAAAGATAAGAAATCTggttttgaattgattgaaccAAATGCCATCGTTAAATACTTGGCGAAAGACTTTACCACCACTGAGGCcattaaatttgaagaacAAGTTTTATATTCAGCAATTaaatccaacaaaaaagatgaaCTTGCCAAAATTACGGATTTGCCAAAGTTTGCTAAAGAAGAGTTGACCCCATCTCAAATTATTGTATTTGCTAGTTTATACCCTGCTTTCAAAGatattaaagaaaatgagTGGTTTAGTAAGTTTTTACAATTACCAGAAGTTGCAACCGGTATCAAAAACGCTTTGGCAATCACTCCAGTGGAAAGAGAAAAGGAAACCAACACTGGGAAGCAAAATGTTGAAACTGGTCATTTAGTGAAAAAACAGGCTGACAAAATTCTTCCTAAATCTGAtgaaagaaatattttaattacTTCTGCCTTACCTTATGTTAACAATGTTCCTCATTTGGGTAACATTATTGGGTCGGTTTTGTCTGCTGATATTTACAGTCGTTATGCTAAGAATAGAAACTACAATactttgtttatttgtgGTACTGATGAATATGGTACTGCCACTGAGACTAAAGCCTTGGAAGAAAACGTCACTCCACAACAATTATGTGACAAATACCATGCTATTCATAAAGAAGTCTATGATTGGTTTGATATTGGATTTGACTATTTCGGAAGAACCACAACCTCCTTGCAAACTGAAATTGCTCAAgatatatttttgaaattgcaCAACAAAGGATATttggaagaaaaaactACTGAACAATTGTATTGTGAACACCATAAATCTTTCCTTGCTGATAGATTTGTTGAAGGTACTTGTCCAAAATGTGATTATGAAGATGCCAGAGGGGATCAATGTGATAAATGTGGTAACTTATTGGACCCATTGGAATTGATTAATCCACGTTGTAAAGTTGATGGCAATACCCCTGTTGTCAAAGAGTCTACTCATATTTACCTTAAATTGAATGACTTAGAAGAGCCATTGAAGGAATGGGTTCTTGATTCATCGGCAAAAGGTGCTTGGTCAAGAAACTCTAAGAACATTACCGACTCTTGGATTAAAAGAGGTTTAGAGCCAAGATGTATTACCAGAGACTTAATCTGGGGTACACCAGTTCCATTAAAGGGATACGACAACAAGGTTTTATATGTATGGTTTGATGCCACTATTGGTTATGTTTCCATAACTGCTAATTATTTCAAAGATTCAAACACCGATGATTATCTCAAATGGTGGAAAAACCCAGAAAACGTTGATTTGTACCAATTTATGGGTAAAGATAATGTTCCATTCCACACTGTTGTTTTCCCAGCTTCTCAAATTGGTACTGGTGATAAATGGACCAAGTTACACCATTTAAGCACTACTGAGTACTTGCAATATGAAAACGGTAAGTTTTCTAAGAGTAGAGGTGTTGGTGTTTTCGGTAACAATGCTAAGGAAACTGGTGTCTCACCTTCTGTTTGGAGATATTATTTGGCCTCAAATAGACCTGAAACTCAAGATGCCCATTTCTCTTGGGACGAATTTGTTGCTAAGAACAATTCCGAATTATTGGCCAATTTGGGTAACTTTGTTAACAGAATTGTTAAATTTGTTATTGCAAAATATAATGGTGTGATTCCAAAATTCGATACTAAGAACATACCAGATTACGACAAGTTTGAAAATGACATCAACTCTTTGTTGGCAAGTTACATTGACAACATGGAAAATGTGAATTTGAGAAAAGGTTTAGAACTTGCCATGGCTATATCTTCCAGAGGCAACCAGTTTTTGCAAGATAACAAGTTAGATAACTCGTTGTATGCTAACCAGCCAGCAAAATCTgatgctgttgttgctgttgccattaatttggtttatttgGTTAGTGCTATTATTTACCCTTTTATGCCAGAAACAACAgttaaaattgatcaaattttgaatgCTCCTGcattatcaattacaaacaaatttgaattggtgTTGTTGCCAGGTCACTGTATTGGTAAAGCACAATATTTGTTCACAAGAATTGATGACAAGAAGATTGATGAATGGAGAAAGTTGTATGGTGGGCAACAAAAGAAGTAA